The following coding sequences are from one Pongo abelii isolate AG06213 chromosome 3, NHGRI_mPonAbe1-v2.0_pri, whole genome shotgun sequence window:
- the APELA gene encoding apelin receptor early endogenous ligand, translating to MRFQQFLFAFFIFIMSLLLISGQRPVNLTMRRKLRKHNCLQRRCMPLHSRVPFP from the exons ATGAGATTTCAGCAattcctttttgcattttttatttttattatgagtcTTCTCCTCATCAGCGGACAGAGACCAG ttAATTTGACCATGAGAAGAAAACTGCGCAAACACAATTGCCTTCAGAGGAGATGTATGCCTCTCCATTCACGAGTACCCTTCCCCTGA